GAACGAaatatcaagcctcggccgagtcttgggaaacaaaaaattgagtcttggccaaggcttgggaaccaaaaaatcaagcctcggccaaacctcgggtagcaaaaaatctaaggctcacccaatgctcgatctaaaatattattatttaaattaataaatataattaaaaaaaagtttgatcacacttttatcgacattacattggagtgtaattaactaattactgaattaatgggaaataacgaataaaattatttgggggCTACCGTGGTTCGAACTGagatccttctgattactaggccgggacgctatccactgtgctaaatctgatgtccaaataatcatgatttttttgcttgttaattatttaaatacaatttaattcaaaaatattaaatcgtaAAGATGAGGTGAactgtagttttatttaatgaacaaaattgtctgatgagtaatgacatatttttattagcacTACtagggaaggggggggggcaaaagggggtagggtaggcaaaacggagtacccccaaaatattaaaaaaaaaaaatgttttttttcgtctaattgctataaatccgatatatttgcgcatttttagcactacgcatgacacctggggcaaaatggatcatccaaaaattctgaataaatgattctttcatatttttatcgtcaaattaaaaaaaatgtaatatattaattcatttttcggctgattctCTATAGCTGTGGCAAATTcggccactaaaaatattcgaaaataatattttatttttttattgataaaatttttgaaataatgcaaaataatctgtagtctaaaaaatcaaaaaacacgttttttgggttcacaataatgacaaataaaaaatatggaattgtttttttttattacataacaattagtaattaagctaatcgagggaaaacgatttattacacctaaaaaaatttttttagagtattgtaaaaccaaaaataattgtcaagagaaagaaatacattctcaatgatgaaaacaatttaataaaaaaaaaaattatcatttattggaggggggcctctctgccccacaaaaaaattttttttttgcctttgtatccaccaatgatgtgaaatgtaatttttctttatgtatattacatataaaaaatttgaatttaatgaaatttgatcaactttcagaaattttttttttccactttttTAAAGGATACCCCATTTCGCCcgccgaaaataaaaatttcatgttaactaaagttttgtacatagcaataactaattaaatgaaaattattgtatatcaaacaattttacttttttgaaaatttcaactcttgatattaatTGTATACTCGGTAGACCGTTATGCCCTGGTCttttctatatacatatatacagatacatgtaaagttgataattttaatattaaataaaaatttaacccatgctgaggcattggccaatggtcagctgccaaggctcggcttgacaaaaattaaactatcggaCCCAGCCTCGACCGATccttgggccaatggtcagcggcCAAGGCTCGATTTAACCAAAATTAAACTATCAGGCCTGGCCCTGGCCGAGgctcgggccaatggtcaCTACCCAAGACTCGGCTTAATTAAACGAAACCATTGGACCAAGCCTCGGCCTagacttgggccaatggtTAGCTGCCAAGACTTGGCTTAACGTAATCAAACCATTGGGCCAAgccctggccgaggcttgggccaatggtcagctgccgAAGCTTGGCAAGTGACAACAGGGCCAAGGCTCGGCCTATGGTCAGCCTTGGCGATTCCTACCTGGGTAATACTTAAAGACTTTCATCCAAAGGCCCAGTTTTATTTGCActagaaactgtaatttttccactGCTCTCTTTTGCGTGTAGTTTGAATTTAAACCacgaaatttataaacaaacgttcaaaataaattttggaatatttttttgaaaaaaattgaatcttacatgtaaaatATAGATTGGAAGTGAGACAATTTAAGAACGAGCTGGAAAAAAACAAAGACAAGTAAATTTGTTTCTTTAAGTCAAatgcaaaatatatttttggttattcGAAATTAGTAACGAAATCGTGACCATCGGTAGTAATAAAAACATTCATTAAtgttattttctaaaatcattaaatttataattattttacaggtGAATGCGTGGTTTAACCGTCGTCGAGTAAAGTTGAGGAAAACTATCTCAAATGAAGTAGATACCaaggacaaaaaaaattttaaccctccgaaaaatgaaagaaatcaGTTCATGATTGCCGCAGAAGACATCAATTGTCGAAGAATTAACGCGTCCAGATTAGATGCGACTATACATTACTATCCGTCACCACTAAATCAAGATATGGGTATCAAAAACGACATTACAAACAATTTTACAAATGGTAACTACCAAACAGCATACAGCGGAAGTATGCAAAATGGTaacattttcaacaaatcttCTGACGTTAAAATGTACAACGAcaacaataattatcattatctaTCTTGCAGTGGgtccaataataataatcataatgataataataataatagtaataataataataataataataataataataataataataataataacattttcaacaaatcttCTGTCGTCGAAATGTACAACGAcaacaataattatcattatctaTCTCGCAGTGGgtccaataataataatcataatgataataatgatattaataataatagtcataataataataataataataataataataataataataataataataataataataataataatgataataataataataataataataataacatattCAACAAATCTTCTGTCGCCGAAATGTACAACGAcaacaataattatcattatctaTCTCGCAGTGGgtccaataataataatcataatgataataataataatagtcataataataataataataataataataataataacattttcaacaaatcttCTGTCGTCGAAATGTACAACGAcaacaataattatcattatctaTCTCTCAGTGGgtccaataataataataataataataataataataataataataataacaataataataataataataataataataatattaataataataataataataataataataataataataataataataataataataataataataataataataataataataataataataataataataataataataataataataataataataataataataataacagttatTATGCAAACCCTGACGAATACGTAGATTATAACTATAAAGAATACAATACTACCACTGACTATCCGGTTAATAACGGTAACTTTTATACGTCCGGAGTAATTCAGAATTCAGATCAACCTATAAACTTACTTCCAGAAATCACATCATCGATTGAGTTAAACAACGAAATGGAtgggttcaaatttttacgctTTACTCTTATTGACTATCAATTTCAGTAAGAAATGGGATTAAATAGatgtaattatttagtaaGGCTGATATTGTTGTGTTATGTTAAGTCATTAAGCAGGGATCATGTAAATAATGATCAAGTATTCAATTCATGGgcaataagtataaaaattcagtggataaaattataattgaataagTAGTGACGACGTAAAATACGGAATTCAATTGACTTGctacaataatatttgaatactaTTGATAATTTAGGACGTATGTAGTTTTTTCTACTCTTTTGAATTACTTATTGgactatttatattatttaatttttgtttctagAAACTTATAGTGTTAGTTAAAAAGACaccaaatattattattactgaaaTTGTAATAactttgattaatttatttttaatgctattacttgctttttttttaaattacttaaatgcATAATAGTTAAGCTTTTATACTAAAAATTGAGTATGTTATTCTGCAGGACAAAttgtaaacaataattataatattttatttaagattgTAATCACTATGTCTGTATACTTAACAACAAAAGTTATATAgtaaatgaaatgaatttttgttaagtaattttgttttttactgcaagccattttactttttatagatcccaaattattaactttaatcCTAACTTATTCCTAATAACCATTTGTTCGAAATTATAATGATAGTCATTAGACTGTGCCAAatgaaatcgatatttttttttttttcggtcccatacgaaaattaggttgtctcactaaaaaaaaaaatcctgaaaaaatttcagctcgaTATGTCTATTTTTCAGTTAGCGCTCGCGTGAATaagaattttctaataaaattgttttttattccaacttaatatttaacaactcattaaatataactgattaaaaaatggccaaggtgccattttgtaggaaatttaattctctacaaaaggaACTTTTGATCGAATGAAAAACATCAGCCAATTTTTTCTGCAGCCATTtgaacctaattttttttcaaaatttacatttatatttactattaaacGCTTAGAAAACTATGTTgctatgtatgaaacttattgaattcaatttcTCTAGGAACCTTTATGATCCCAAGGAATAGTTTTTAtacttaaagtaataaaactaaCATTAAACTATTGATATTATCGATATTTCCAACAAGACTTTTTCTTCGTTTCGACATTTTTCGCATTTAATctttctagtaatttttttctgcagtaGAATATCgttcgtaattttaattttgaaattctcatactgcttatcaaaaattattactttattgataaaaatatacattgtttataataataaaatacccatcaaaattcaattaaagaaaaaattgatgttctAATGtgcagaaaattttctttcaattctGTTACTAGTTTTTAAGAGTTTATGATATCTCAGGAGACCCTATTGCGAATATAAACTGTACTTGCtccaaactaattaattaattagttaattaatcaataaatagataaattaaacaatttctACTACAAGTTGTTGCTGCCCATTGTAGGCAACTTTCAGATTGTTTGCAATAGGTTCTGCTGACAAATCATAAGCTCTTAAAACCTAGTAACAGAATCGATAAAAACTTTTCTGCACAATTAGAACATcactttttcctttatttaaatttttataagtcttttattatgataaacaatgtctatttttatcaatatataacaGGGTATTTCTCAACCTTGCCAAGTTTGGCccctttattaattgattttaataagggcgccactggaagataagactcggccttccagaaccggagagGTTATAATAGAAATCAGGGTCgttgaaaaatataagagTGAGGACATTgaggaattaaatttatttaatacacaattttatatcaatataagtttcacttttatttaacaattcaCAATTATGCCCACCGGGCTTATGttccttataattatttttaacaaaatcgTCCACCGGACTTCTTAttcttacaattaattaactaaaatttgGTCCCCTGGACTCTTATATTAAATTGGCCACCGGccagatcccctggatctttactttaaaacgaaatttgtcccctggacttttataacaaaatggccaccggcctgatcccctggatctttttaattaaacaaacgagtcccctggacttttataataaaatggccaccggcctgatcccctggatcatataaaatataatatagtcccctggacttttacgATAATGGCccccggcctgatcccctggatcaaaattttatataaaacaaattggCAACTTGCCAGATCCCCAGgatctattatttaaaaccgtTTCCCCAggaaacttaaattttctctcacacacacacacgcttTACATTCGAGTCCCCAGGACTGTATCACACTCACACACGTTTtccaatttattattttaccgaTTAATTTCATCCACGCTTTTAATTaatctcaaattttatttgttccgAAACTTTTACTTAGATTTTCATAACTATGATTTTATTCTGTAAAATTTccacaataataaatttatttctttcaaaattttcatactcaaaattttccacgacaataatttttatttctttcctcAAAATTTCCcgactgtaaattttattattttatacttttatactTTCAGTTTTTCAAGTATCAAGTTTTGAGTGAAGAAGTTTCTGATACTGAAAAACTGTCGCCCGCGACTGACGCTATCTTTCTCTAACTCGCaccaacaattttatttttacaattatgacTGACATCAaattactgataaattttattacttatttttatttatctttttatcACTAATTCACAACACTTTTACTTTCCTTCagtcttttgaattttataattgtataatattcttattaaataaaattattaaattactattaattttccttaataactagattttattattaataatttctggCCCTATTGCCGAGAAATTTGGcttttatgtttaattttaattgttaataaattctgGCTTTCTTGCCGAGAATTTATCCGACGGACCGcgtgtaaattaaattttgaattctggCCTTCTTGCCGAGaattcgtaatttattttaatcaaaccGGAAATGGCGACTACCCACGAAtctcttaattattaattaattaatagagtaATAATTTGTGGCCACCGGCCGACGATTTATTTACCTCTTTGTAATATTCTTTCCTTTATTCAATTGCTCGTGGCTTCCTTTGTTTCTCCAGCCCTTCTGCCGATTCCCGCTGACACGTTCTTTTCCAAATGAATTTTCTCCTCAACTTTATCTTGCCTCAATTTATATAGGTATCTGAATTTTCTGGGTTGCGTCTGATCGCAACGCTGGTCCGTCCAACTGTGTGTGTTTTCACCTCGTGCACGCACTAATAAAAGTGTCAGTTCGTGACCTTTCGGCAATTATCGGGTGTATCCCCATTTGATTAATTCTAATTGGTTCTGGAGGACGATCCTCCAAAATTGGCGCTCCCGGTGACAAGTCGATAAACTAGATCACGGGGTCTATCGGTTATTGGGTCATTGACCAACCgcgggaaatttattcaaatttaaatttcaaattattgtaatttattaaatttaccccgttacaaataaagtaataatttttgataagcaGTATGAgaatttcgaaattaaaattacgaacGATATTCTagtgcagaaaaaaattactagaaagATTAAATGCGAAAAATGTCGAAACGAAGAAAAAGTCTTGTTAGAAATATCGATAATATCAATAGTTTAATGTtggttttattactttaagtaTAAAAACTATTCCTTGGGATCATAAAGGTTCCTAGAgaaattgaattcaataagtttcatacatagcAACATAGTTTTCTAAGCgtttaatagtaaatataaatgtaaattttgaaaaaaaattatgttcaaatggctgcagaaaaaaattggctgatgtttttcattcgatcaaaagttccttttgtagagaattaaattccctacaaaatggcaccttggccattttttaatcagttatatttaatgagttgtaaaatattaagttggaataaaaaacaattttattagaaaattcttATTCACGCGAGCGCTAACTGAAAAATAGACATAtcgagctgaaattttttcaggatttttttttttagtgagacAACCTAATTTTCGTATaagaccgaaaaaaaaaaatatcgatttcatttggcacagtctaatagtcataataattgtaattattgatttaaatcctattgaaaattaaaataaatgaaattagtTGTTATACTTAAAATCTTATCCTCAATATCTAATACaaaacctaaattttctcagtatGAGATCATTAAAGATTGGGCAAATctgatgcaaaaaaaaaattttgaatttgaagatttgaaacttagtatatatataaatgactAGTTTATTGATGTATTCTCCAAGTTTCAAAACAATTCACTATCTAGtttcttagaaaaaaatttttaaaattgacatgtTCAAAGTTCTTATACACAGGCTTCCATGTGGCTGACAAGTCATGactaattctattttttttattattaatctcccaaatttaataaacaaaataccACAAATGataaacttgaatattttcgaaatctGATAACATTTCAGTAATCTAGTGTTACCGTTGTAGTTCTTCAAATAATTgaagttgattttttaaactcgATCATCGACGAggttagaaataaatttttcccccTTTTAATTTGAATGTCGATGTTTGAGGGGTGCCACAACTTGTGCCTAACGAAGGTTGCACAAAACGCACACTTGCATCAAAAGTAATAGTGTGTAGCGACACGTAAGGTAGGCCGGGGCTAGTTGACCATAGGGGCAAGTTGTGCAATCGAaatattttgagaaattttattcataaaacaTGTTGTCGAAAAccgaattagtaaaaattagtgaatatttaccttTTGCGAATACGGCGAAAACATTTAAGGGATTTcacttaaaaatatgatttaaaattactacatTCATATTGTAAATTTAGAACGCTATTGAAATTGTATGATTTTTACTATCTTGAGAATTGAATTCTgattcatatttaataatttttattgtttgcccatgccaataaatataaactgcaCTAGTAAACTCGACTATATAACTATCCAACATAGTAAATTTCACTATATtagaattgaattaaataaaattgaatttttattagatttcaaactttttatcattgttagtattattatgattattgttattatttacggCAGGTGTATTGCGTTGatgtcaatttttatatttaaaagtcACACGACTTGACCAAGATTCGTGCCCTGATCTTCTGCGTGCGACTCCTGTCCTTAGTTTGTTGGCCCGATGGCTTCTTTTAGTACTGTAAGCTTCTTCAATAAGGCGACTGGGTTGAGcctgattaattaatgtaacgggacctaagtccgcCTCCGCCGACCGAAAGCCGTTTCCtcacccttttgggcatacacgCGCTGCGGGCATCCCCATCTTCTACCCAGTCGACACTCTTAGTCGAAACGACTAAGGTGGTCATTAACCGgaggtataatcaaaaatcttCATTGCGTGTGGTATCTAATCACAGCCACTACGAGTCCTACCTCTCTCGGGCCAAATACTGCTTtcatctcaggaaataaagagactctggtcACAGCGGGCTTGGACAGGCCCCCCATTGTACCAGACTCCCAGCTCTGGTCAACATGGTTGTGTAGGATTAGTGGTGGGTTGCAACTTCTTCCCATACGCTATGTAAAGGGCTTCCTCCACGTGTTTCTTTCGAGTTCCCAACAAGCCATTATCCGCTTGTTCATCCCCTgatagattttctactttcctGAATGAGTTACACTCTAATTATTCAAGCCAAATCACAGTTAAAGTGAGCTCGGGggaccctcgcagatttgaatcacggtggaaacacggtgggtttgttccattgtaccactgtgattacgcggtggtaacaccgtggaaccacggtggtgaaatagcacaaagctaccgtggaatcacggtgggtacaccgcgtaatcacagtgggaacaccatgtatacacagtggtcaagccaccgtgaaATCACGGTGGacacaccgcgtaatcacagtggatacactgtgtatacccggtggtaaaatggaacaaacccaccgtctaaccacggtggatccacggtgtttacacttccacggtggttccaccgtgattcaaatctgcgagggatataactttttttgtaatctaCACGAGTATATTTCGCTTATTTTCGATCTTAAATTCTAATtcctgaaattagccgatatctgacattttttaaatacgaaattatataacttttgaacatgatttattttgaaattgttatattggtttataactttaaaataaacaatcgaaatattaattttcaaattaaaacgTGAATGTATATTTTTCGTGCAACTAAGAAATTATTCGtttaaattacagaaaaataaacacgagtaattttttagttataaaaaaaatcatctgtttcaaaagttacataatttttaattttaaaaacattagaTGTCGGTTAATTTCAGTTAttagaattgaaattttaaaaaatgtaaaaatatttgtgtagatttaaaaaaatgtcaaacaAATCGAACAagctctttatttatttattaatctatGACCTAGAAATAAATGTTgacaaatttgattttttaattaaaacgaagataattattttttttactaaactaGAACAAGGTCTTCAATGatgcatataaatttttaataaataataatgaattatacTAAGCTTACACTCATTAAAAACTTCAATCGAAactgtttgaaaattttggattGGAAATTTCTGATAGACTTTTAATCAAATTCACTCggtaaatatctaaaaaaaaattttattttctaatcaaaattttttcaatcagatttaattagaaaataataaaatatattacgcAATGATATAACaatgaaaataagtataattttattaattattttacaaaataacattgttttatagttgtttataattacattaattattattatgttacatttttagttaaataaagtaaagcgtattttacattaaatagaattatttgttttttgctATAACTTAAATTACTTGTTACAATGTGGACAAAATCACTCGTTTAAAGGTTCCTCAGTTAGGCCAACGCATCTCCAATGACTCCAAAAAAGGCATCGATCACACTCTACGCTGTAGTCAGTGTTTAAGTTACTTCCACAAATTTTGGACTGCCAATCATCACTGTtgcatttcatttttattatatttttgtaatttgcaTAAGCAtccggttcaaaaaatttttcgataatatCGTCAGTGATTATCTCGCTTGCCAAAGCATCACAAATATTGCCAGGCTGCAGATGAATCAAATCGTtgtgattgatttttttatagccTAAGACAATTCGGTTTATTAcacttttatcttttattatcaATGATAGAATTTCAATTACTTTAGTGGTGTTTTTCAGGTTTTGAAATGAATTGTATTTTGTTGACCTTTGACTTGCAGAAAGCCCAATGACTCGGTTTCTTCTGCCTCTTCCACGTCCACGTGAATGGCTTGAAAATATTGTCAAGCATCCAATATTTGATTGTAGTACAGAATTCGATGTTGCCGGTGGTAAACAGGAGTCATTCATATTCATATCAAGAGATGCCAACATTTTATccatttcgatcatttttttttttttctcttcattATTTTGTGTAGTCATGATGTTTACTTGAAGTTTCAATAGTaacgtttcaaaattttcattaaatataatcggAACATCAATACTATGATCGTTAGTAACTGATGTATTGGCAGCTTGTAATTGAGATCCAAGTACTTCAACCTATGCAACATTAAACGATCATTATAacaccgatttaaaaattatgagcgTTATGAGGGACCTGAATTTAGATTTACATATAAAgtcgaattaatttttctagacTTAAAATGAGACAATCAAATCAATGGAACTTTGTAatctaatattattttaaaggaTTATAAATCTAAAGAACATAGATGCAATGAacctgaatttttaatttcaattacaatttaatttcgTAGAaatataggaaaaaaaaaattgttttcctcattaattcaattattctcggaaaaaatcggaaaaaaaaatttttcacatagTTATTTACACCatagaaaacaaattttttacatagtTATTTAtactatagaaaaaaaattttttttcaacatattttaaatgggaaaaagACCCCCCTGTGCACCAgctcaatttttgagataCAGAGCTGAGATTTTAGGaggattttgtttttcattaaagtaacttttgaaatatatttaattaaaaaaaaaaaacatttttttcggACACAATCTAGAATACATATTAGGGTGCtacaaaaatcgatatttctTCATTCTCTCCGCTGCCGTAAAAATAGTTTCTATCTATCGCAAAAAAAGTTCTGTCAAAaagacaattttttgtttcaattttaaaaggtggaGCTCGCTGTTTGAATTTACCAATgctaatagtatgggaattttatttttggaatatctccgaacgcaccgTGCCGATCAAGCTCAAGTCTTTACAGCTTGTAGGAATTAATAAGCCGTGTCGAATGTCACCGtgaagatcaaaatcggttgatccGTTCAtgttatagaatatttacatacatactttCATACATGTGTACGTCCGTACGGGTTACCTGCGTTAATAtccccggacaaaatatcccccgaCATAATATCcacgcgacaaaatatccccgcgacaaaatatctccagTCAAAATATCTCAggataaaatatcttcatgacAAATTATAtgtagacaaaatatccacgAATATTTACGttgaccaaaatttttaataaaagcaatttaaaataataagaaagaaataagtataaaacGTTAAAGATTATATTGAACTTCTTTActaacattaataaaaataattgaattgaaatacaaaaaaacgtaaacttattgattaatttaattactgtaaGTAATATAATCTATTATCAACTATTAGTAATTACCAACTATTTAAGGTCACTTTTCATCAATAGTTTtagtcaaatttaatattaatcataaatatcTGAATGCATCcgtttgcaataaaattgtgctCTTTTTTCAGAGGTTTTGGGTAAgtgtaattacaaaaatatattaacacacatacatacaataGTACGTGTCCTTTTTTTCAAGcattttgtgtgtgtgtaaatacataaatatttgaatgcatccgtttgcaataaaattgtgcccttttttcagAGGTTTTGGGTGTGtgtaatcacaaaaatatatgaacacACATACGTGCAATAGGACGTGTCTTTTTTGCAGGtattttgtgtgtgtgtaaatacaaaaatatcttAACGCATCcacttgtaataaaattatgcccttttttcacaaatttctTCATCGATTATTCAACGatagggatattttgtcaacatatattttgtcatgaagatattttatcctgagatattttgtctggagatattttgtcgcggggatattttgtcgcgtgGATATTATGtcgggggatattttgtcgtggatattttgtcggggatattttgtccggagaTATTAACGCGTGTCACCGtccgtacgtacgtacgtaatACACATATACACGCATGCAATCGGGTATCAACTTGAAAtcagtcagaatagctttctagaacctcaaaacgtcatgATCTGctagaaatttgattttagaaaatcggaccgaaaccaataactttcttttttttttgaaaatttttaatgttcttAGCGggaatgtgaaaaaaaataacattcccATGCTAATAGCATGGGAAAATTCAAACAGCGAGTGCcacctttcaaaattgaaataaaaaattgtcctTTTGATATGATT
The Microplitis mediator isolate UGA2020A chromosome 6, iyMicMedi2.1, whole genome shotgun sequence genome window above contains:
- the LOC130670015 gene encoding putative uncharacterized protein DDB_G0286901 produces the protein MSFTDFNQTCKESNWSVELPIYPSSPESIRTSESEEWNYNQQFNRDDSPLFDAKKTTDAVDANNIFKTAISNSKLLNRQSLEHQLLKKPFVNNDINDLPTEELQQQQDHCLRNKSSLRKVKRAMTKKENKTRRTRTKLTDKQHSELEKFFRQSNYMCYAERFDIASKLGISEKTVNAWFNRRRVKLRKTISNEVDTKDKKNFNPPKNERNQFMIAAEDINCRRINASRLDATIHYYPSPLNQDMGIKNDITNNFTNGNYQTAYSGSMQNGNIFNKSSDVKMYNDNNNYHYLSCSGSNNNNHNDNNNNSNNNNNNNNNNNNNNNNIFNKSSVVEMYNDNNNYHYLSRSGSNNNNHNDNNDINNNSHNNNNNNNNNNNNNNNNNNNNNDNNNNNNNNNIFNKSSVAEMYNDNNNYHYLSRSGSNNNNHNDNNNNSHNNNNNNNNNNNIFNKSSVVEMYNDNNNYHYLSLKTYSVS
- the LOC130670016 gene encoding uncharacterized protein LOC130670016 produces the protein MDCNFQNSTYTTVHSFELEYFDELLFINDAGTVSPMFIEFASGFHVNDVWSFKVEVSHVEEDEHWITLGILPLKSEHSEISFELECCVVGEEAVENDIGHNEDLSRENYPTASSTSHVEIIDQPSPIYESINRQDNNLQPIVVESNDHQNPDSIDVEVLGSQLQAANTSVTNDHSIDVPIIFNENFETLLLKLQVNIMTTQNNEEKKKKMIEMDKMLASLDMNMNDSCLPPATSNSVLQSNIGCLTIFSSHSRGRGRGRRNRVIGLSASQRSTKYNSFQNLKNTTKVIEILSLIIKDKSVINRIVLGYKKINHNDLIHLQPGNICDALASEIITDDIIEKFFEPDAYANYKNIIKMKCNSDDWQSKICGSNLNTDYSVECDRCLFWSHWRCVGLTEEPLNE